In the Diadema setosum chromosome 11, eeDiaSeto1, whole genome shotgun sequence genome, CCTTTCACTTTTGGATCTTTTTTTTACCCATTCTGGTGCATTGCTTTCTGTTCATTACATACAAGTCATATTCATTAAGAAAATATTCAGCAATTGTCAATTGTATGTTATAACGTACAAAGGTAATTCAAAACCATGGCATTATAATTAATATTGCTGAAAAAGTATCAACATTTATGACAGGATTATAATGAATGGataacaaaggaaaatacaCCTGTAGGTAATAACAACTGAGAATTCAAAATAATAAGAAACAGGTGGATCTGgatttgtcattttctctgAGAGTCTGaggagaaatacatgtacaagttacTAATCAATGCATGGTTCTGCACTGAACACAAGGAGGGAAAGGAAACTTACGACAGGTCTATTTACATCTGGCACCTGACCAAACTTTGCATTACAGTCTCCAGCATAAAACTTTAACATTGGTGACAACTCCAAATCTTATACAGTTTTCATGAGGGAAAAACTTATGttactatgtatatatatgtaagcATGAAATGTAACATTGTTTTTTTAGCAACATGCATGCTTTCCACAGAATTCCATATCAATGCCTGttcaacatgtttttgtttacaaAGGTATGTTTAGTAATGAAGCCTGtaaattgaattttcttcaacttAAAGGCAATGGCTGAAATTATGTATGAGATGTTcaattacattataatacatacatagttGAAGTaacagttttgaaaaaaaattacgACATCTTTATCAACATCTTTCTAACCTGGAGTAGTTCCTACCAAAACAAAGGACAATGAGCTAAAGAAGTATAGTAAAGCCAGTCATTACAGACAGGTTCACTTTTAAAGTATCAACAGTAATTTTAGATATTACTTTTCAGCTCTTCACTTTTACACAATATGGCAGCATGTACATGAAAGGGCTTATAATACAAGATATAtctgtatttcctttttttttctacagatattgtttaacaaaaTTGTAATACTGGGAAGAGAATTGTTTACTCTTTCAAAACAATTATTCATTATCTAATGTTTTAAATAATGTGTCATAAACATTCCACCTACAAGAACAGAATCTTTAAGAAAATTTGCCTTTACTTGATCAAACTTGATCAAAGTAGATTTCAAAATATcaagttgaaatgaaaattcacatACATATGGGAGTATCACTGTCACTGCTGTCAAATGCAAATTCTGAGGAGATAACTTTCTTTGAGTttaatttcacatttcacaCTGATAAATTATAACAGTAATACGTTCACGTTCACAATATCTCCCAGGCAACTATCCAGGCAACAGTGGACTTGTCCATCATGCCTAGCGAACGAATTTCCATTCAATCACTTTCTACATGAcactttatttgaatttttcaATTGTGAGAAAGCAGTCAATTTTTCACATTTGGATAATTTAGCTTTGGATATATTTGCTCTGAACCCTGAcgaaaaggaaaatgaatgtGAATTTGATTTGTTCAGTGCCCCTTGCCAATATTATTTCAGTGATATATTTAACCAAAAACTTCAATCTAAACTTACCTCAAAATTTTTGTCCTTATTTCATCTGAATGCGCAGAGCTTTTCTTCTAAATACTTGCGTATTCAAGAATTGTTGCAATCACTTAATCACAACTTTGATATTTATGCTTTCTCTGAAACGTGGTTTGATGAATGTGTACCAAATGTGTTTCAGATCTCAGACTACCAACTCATATATAAAAGtcggaaaggaaagaaaggcgGGGGAGTATGCATGTATTTAAACCCAGACCTACAGTTTAAAGAACGACCCGACCTTCAATTTTCAAACGATAGTGTCGATACGATTTTTGCTGAAATAGAGCAAAGGTCctctaaaaatgtgataatagGAGTAATTTACAAGGCCCCAAATTCCAACTCTGATGCTTTCATTACCGATTTACACGAGTGTTTAcagaaaataaactctgaacaCAAGCTGTGTTATTTGACTGGGGATTTCAATTTTGACTTGCTTAAGCATTCACTCCACGAGGACACAGGCAGATTCTTAAACACTTTGTTGTCACATAGTTTTAGACCACTAATAACTAAGCCGACGCGTGTAACCCCCCATTCATGTACTTGTATCGACAACATTTTTTCGAATGATCTAGATAGGCCCACTCAATCTGGTATTTTGTACTCTGATGTTTCTGATCACCTGCCAATATTCCAAATTACTCAAACTAAAGAACGTTTTAGATCTGTCAAGCGTAAGTCCTATGGGAGGGAAGTAGTTGACATGCCGTATTTTTTAGAAGAAATAAAACACGCAGATTTCAATAACATTTTATCCAGTACAAGTGTCAATGACGCTTACGACAATCTTGTTGATACCTTGCAAAGTCTTCGCAAAAAATCTACTCAAAccaaaagattgaaaaatacGAAACGGGACCCCAAGAAGCCGTGGATAACTTCTGGCATTGTACGCTCCATAAATCGAAAGCAAAGGCTTTATAAGAAATATTTATTTACCAAGTTGCAAAAAGACAGACTGCGTTATAAAAAGTTTCGAAACAAATTAAATAGTTTGATTCAAACTTCTCGAAagatgtattttgagaaattatttcaaaattgtCGCTTTGATTTAAAGAAGACGTGGTCCATCATAAATGATTTGATCGGTAAGAAGAAATCTCGAACTCTTCCAAATTACATTACCGTCAATCAAGAGAAAGTGTACGACAACCAAAGCATGGCTGAAGCATTTAACCATTTCTTTGCTAATGTTGGGAAAAATGTTGCTTCAGAAGTTGGCCCATCTGATATCGATTTTAAGACTTTTCTTTCTGAAGATACCCCAGTAAAGTCTTTTTACATTTACCCCACAAGTGAAAAGGAAATATGTAATATCGTAAGCAAAATGAAATCTAGTTTTTCTACTGGAATTGATGGGctcagttcaaactttttgAAACAGATCATCCCGTATATACAAACTCCATTCACCTATATTTGTAACCTTTCGATCTTTTATGGAGAATTCCCGACCGCCATGAAACTAAGCAAGGTCATCCCCGTGTATAAATCAGGCGATGCAAATACCCTGAACAATTACCGACCTATTTCTCTTCTCCCTTCCTTGTCAAAAGTCTTAGAACGTATTGTCTACGATAGGCTCTACAAGTATCTCACTGCCAATGCTTTCATCACTCCCCAACAATTCGGCTTCCGTAGAAAGCACTCAACCGAGATGGCGCTTCTTCACGCCACAGAACTCATTTTGTCCtttgttgaaaacaaaaagaaagcgTTAGGAATCTTCATTGACTTAAGCAAAGCATTTGATTGCCTTAATCACGACATACTTCTGCAAAAACTCTCTCAATACGGAATTAGAGGCTTGGAGCttcagtggtttacatcctattTAAAAGATCGAAGACAATACGTTCACTTCAAAGATTCTGATTCTGCTACAACCCTGATAACCACAGGTGTGCCACAAGGGAGTATCCTTGGCCCTTTATTGTTCATCTTATACGTGAATGACCTTGTGAAAGCGTCTGATCTTTTTTCGTACATTTTATATGCAGACGACACAACGCTATTTATTTCCGATGATAATCTTCAATCACTTGTTGCAAACTCCAATAGAGAATTAGGGAAAATAGCAACCTGGTTTCAGACAAACAAACTACTCATGAATACCACAAAAaccaaattcatgacattcaaTCCCAAAGGAAGTAAACAGCCACTCTATGCCAACATTGAATTACATGTGAACGGCGTTTCAATCCCTCAGGTTGAATACACCAACTTTCTTGGATTGCTCATTGACAACAGACTAAATTGGGACTCTCATATAACtcacatttcaaagaaaattagcATGGCAATAGGTATACTGTGTCGTGTAAGGTCTTTTTTGCCAACTACCACCTTATATTCTCTATACAACGCCCTGATAATACCCCACTTAAATTACTGCAGCCTTGTGTGGGGCAGAGCATCTCAGAGCCGATTGCACAAACTTATTATACTTCAAAAAAgagctatacgtatatgcaccgGTGCACATTTTAGAGCTCATTGCGAGCCGCTCTTTACGCCACTTGGGACTCTCCCTCTTACAAACCTCATATTCTTTAAGACAggcatattcatgtacaagttCAAAAATGAACTCCTCCCCGCCATATTCTCAAACTATTTCatccaacaaaacaaaattcactcAAAATACACCAGACACAATAATGATTACAGACTACCGATATTTCGTACATCCTTTGCTCAAACTCAATCGATAAAATACCACGGCGCCATGTTATGGAACAATCTAGAAAGTTCGCTCAAGTCTCTAAAGCTCACTACTTTTAAGAAGACATTAAAGATGTCCCTCCTTTGCAATTAACGATGAATAGGTACATTACCATTAACACAGTATATAACtttactgttttttgtttttgttgttgcaatgcTGAGTAATTCTTCATGCGAAGTGCCCACTTTATTATAATTTCTCATGCAAAGCAATCTGATCTTCATCATTTCCAGTCActgttattacatgtatattagttTATTGTGCTGTATGATTAATTGCGTTTATATGATTATTTGCTTCAATTTATATTTTCGTAATCAATATGTCCCATTACCAGTGGGTGTAGACATTCGTATAGTCTCATAATCATTGCATGCATTTCATGTATTCTATAGCTTCACATAGCTATGATATCTGTGCAATACTGTGCTTCGTTTTTCCCCTGGTTGCAATACTGTGTATAATTCTCAATGTAAAGTGCCCTGTTTACTATGATTTATCATGCAATGCAatttgattttcatcatttccattcactattattatatcattttattgcGCTGTATCATTAATTGAGTTTATTTATGTTCATTTGCTTCAACTTATATTTCCGTAATCAATTTGTCCCATTACCAGTGGGTGTAGATTTTCATAAGTCTCATAAAGTAGTATCACATTGCATGcatttcattattatatcatactATAGTTTCACATTGCTATGATCTTTGTGCAATACTGTGCTTcgccttttcttcttcttttgtttgccATTCTGAGCATAATTCCTAATGTATTATTACCttatttattataatttatCAGTGTCACAATAGTATTTcatcgcatgcattttacgtATTTTACATATGTTATTAGTTCACATTATTATGATCCTTGTGCAATACATTTCTTTGAATTCACGTGCAATCATATGATTTCTTCCGATTTGACTCTGCAACAAAAATCAACGTTTCCCATCTACACTTCCTTTTTATCTGGCAAATTATGACATGAAATACTGACTAATTGTTTTTTACATGATAGTAGGCATGCTTTTAAAAATtgacattatatttcatttgtataagTTCGAATAAGTATctgcttttaatgttttgcatgctatattgttttttgtgtgttactGTTCAAAGTTCATTTTAATAATTATCACTAGATGTTAGTGTTGATTaacattagtattattatttttctacaAAAATCAAACGAATTATATTATTGACGCTTATAATATGTTTCGAATGCTGATTGACTAATTGCATGATTTTTTACTGTTTACTTGGCAGTTTAACTTATCCAATCTGATATTTCACATCTTTTGAGTCAACGTACGTTTCAACCaacattaattttttattttgatacctCACTTACCCgatatccattatttttttttatttgttgtctttgtgaatgtattttgtatgtatgtacgctgtatgttttttttttattttttagtcgCTTTTATGTtgtatatcatatcattatttATGTTTATTATACAGTTGCAATAGGATGCACCTTACCCGACAAGCGTTTGCTTCTTATAGGTGTTACCCAAATGAATCCTTGTGATATTTACCTTGTTTTAATATCCGAAATAAATGTGACTTGAATGAATTAAATCCATAACTTCATATCGTCATATCCAACCCTTTTACTTCACAACATTACAACACaatcaactctgccttgcttaAATCTTTCAGTAATGGGTAAACCTCCAATTCTGACTCTAAATCATAATCAACAGCAAACTCCGTTTTCATTGtatctttgtgttttttttctactcTCATCACAGTTCCAGAGTACCATCTCTTCTCCTTTTCAATGATGAACAAGTGTTCAATCCGCTTTCCTACCAGTAATTCTGGCTCTCGGACATACTCTTCAAGAAGCTGTTTTGAGCTCTCTGCAGCTCTTTTCTTCCTCTCCCCTTCTATTTTCTCACCGAGCTTCCTCTTCTGCTCAAGGAAGAGACCTTCTCTTTCATCCTTGTCTGTATATGTGATATACACCTTAGCAGATGTAGTTGCTTCATTTTCTGCACTGCCTTTGGTCATGTCATTTGCAGTTATGACCTCCTTTACATGTTGTAACAATTCTGCATTGGAAAATTGTTTCTGTTGTGATGACAGCTGGAAGTGTTCTTTGGTTGGTGCCTTGCATTTTAAGATTTTACTCATAAATTGCAACTGGTTATAGATGGCTCTTCGTACAGTTTGAACACCGTCCTCTTCAAGCTCTGTGCATTTGGCTTCGGCCTCCTCTGGTGACGTCCAAGCACCTCCAAGGTTCATCACTTTTTCCACCAGGTCAAGTGTTTGGTTCCTTTGtcttgtttccttttctttcaccTTTTGAGATTTTTCACTGAGGAGTTGCCATCGCTCTTCTTTAAGGGCCTGCATGCGCTTTCTGTACCTATCAAGAACAAGACAGGAATGGCCTCGGGCTTCCTGCATGTAGGTGGCCTTTGTCTCTGGGTCGAGGCTATCTAGCCATGAGGGGGTTCTGTTGTTAACCCACATGATAATTGTTTCCAGCGTCATCGTCCTTGCTGCTGGTTTTTGGCGAACCAGGAGGTCCAGTTGTGCAAAATCCCTCTCTGCCACAATGTTTGTTGTCGGGACATTAGCAAAGGATGCCTCCATGCCTTCATTGATGTTCCAGTATTTTCCCCCCGGCAGCTGGTCTTGACACTGACGTTCAAGGATGAGCAGCATGGCACATGCTGTCATCTCTAATGCCTGTACGCACAGGGCTTCCACCTCAGGATCGACTTCTTCATAGAGTTTCTCTGATATGCTATCATGGTGGATTGACATGTCAGATGAAATTTCTTCTCCATGAAGAAGGGTGGTGGCATCTTCCTTCCATTTGATTAGTTGACACTGTAGTTGGTGGAGGTAGCGATTCATGCCAAGGATGTTGTCGACGGTGATGATTTTCTTCCACAGTGGATTTGTTATTGCATAGTATATGATTCCAAGTGCTTTGAGTTCTGCAACATGAATGGGCTCACTGATGTCTTCCTTCACAGCAAGAAGTAAGTTGTTTGGGTCTGGAAGGATCCCAATGAAACTTTTGATATGATCTTTGTGAAAGTAGGTCTGAGCAGCTCCTTCGAACAAAATATTTGCTCTGTTTCCTAGGTAGTTCACAACTGAATTTTTTACACCAAATTCATGTTCAACATATGTTGTGAATGCATCCTCGACACCTGATTTGTCCGAACCCCTATGGTTAAAGGCTTTGCTGGTTGTACGAACTACTCGGGTTACACCGGCTTCTCCAGTAGCAAAGGTGTGCGGATTTCTGCCTGTCATAGATATTTCTTCAAAGGCTTTCAAAACTTTGTTAATTTCCTCCGAGAAATTGATTAGAGGATGAAGTTTGCAATAGAATTGTCCAAACGATTTGGCATTTTCTCTCACTTCTTCTGGGAGATCCTCCCATTTTTCCATTACCTTTGGCAGCAGTTCATTTCGGAGGCACTGTACTCTACTGCTAAACTGCGGCATAGCCGGACCTTGGTCCGTCATTGTCGATTTGATAGAACAGACCAGATTATTGTAGGTTTCTTCTGGATTATCATCATTTCTGTCAAGAGCACTTGCTAACTCCCTCATCCTGTCTTCAAATGCTGTCATAGTGCTATCAGTGTCTCCTTTAGCCATCTGTGTGAGTCCAAGGGTCCGTGAAGTTCCATCCGGTAGGGTTATTTGGAAGTTCTGGtattttttgtgatattttgttgtTCCATCTCCGTGTAGGCAATTGCCGAGGGCTTCTTCAGGTCTATTGTTCGCCATTGCGGTTGCAACTTCAATGTCAGCCAGGAAACGCGCTTCTATTGCAATTTGTGATACTGTTGCTAAACTTGGCAGGCGATGCACTTCCCGTTTCCCAATTTTCTTCAGCACGGTTCGTATTACCTGTGAAACTTTTGCCATGGAAACGTTGTATGACAACAATTCCATTATTGTCTCCCTTACTTCATCTGTGTATTTGCCATCTTGAAATGTGCTCATttcatcatcctccaacaaggAAATATGGTCCGACAGTTCCTTGTTTTTCTGTTCCAGGAGATCAGCGCGCCTTTGGAGATAGCCAAAATCCTTCTCATATTTGTTTACATCGAAAGCAGGCCTTCCTTCAGATTTTTGTTGATACCAAAGTTTTTGtccaatttgtttttattcctttCGCTTGGCCTCTAGTTTGGATTGTATAGCCTGTTTGGCCTCCTTGGTGGCGCTGAGAGCATTTCTTGTCTCTTGAAGCTCCGTCTTCAATGATGTGATTTCTCTTTCAAGACGTTGTTTTTGCTCTTTAGCCTGCTTGAGCTCTGACAGTTTTTCGTTTTGTCGTTTTAGTCTCCTGTTCACATTCCGTGTATCGATATGTGACATCTTTTCTTTGACCTGATTGTATTTCATCTGGAGGTTTGTGCTTTCCGCGGAAACCTTCTTGAAGAGCTGCTTGTATTCAGCAACTTCATCTTGGAGGGGATTGAACTTTGATGTCATGGAGTCCAGCCTACTGAGCGTCTCTTCGTATTTTACTCGAACAGATTTGAGAGACTCGTTTAGAATGCTTAAGTCCCTAGTCAACTCTTCATTTACCTCTTCAAGATGCTTGCGTTTCATGGACTCCTGCATAGCGTCTTCTTCGGAAAGAAGGAGCCTTTTCCGTGTGCTTGACAGTGTTGATTTGCTCTCTTTCAATTCGTCCTTCTTCTCCTGCAATTCAGCTCTTAGTCGTTTCTTGCGTGGCGTGTCTTGTACTTGCACTCCTCTTTTTCTGGCAATTTTGAAATCTTCATTCAGGAGCTTCTCCAGATCTGCTGGTTTCCGTTtcctgttcttcttcttcttctcgagTGACTTCAATACGGTCCATACAGACGAGACTGTTGAATTCAAATTGACCTCGTCTCGTCCTACAATCTTTAACAGTATGCTTGCTAACTctttaaatgtatatttacatttatCTACTAGATATGAATGCAACTCAACCACTACACCATTACTTATACTATTAAGTTCAGGAAGAGTTTGAGTGTGGTCTGAGAAATGAGAAGTGGTAATACCAACTGCAGAGCAGAATGTTCCAATTGCCGTACTACTGGAATGTGCCGCCTCTGGTTGTGATGTATGCTCTTCATGATTGGTAGCCTGTCCAGCAGAGTCTCGTGAAGTGATGCTCACGTCATCAGCCAGACTGGAAGTGGTAGCCTGTCCAGAAGTGTCTCGTGAAGTGATGCTCACATCATCGGCTTCTGAATAATGACAATCACAAAGGAAAACAATGAACTTAAGAGGCAtgtttacatttatttattacatgtacttcatcATGAAATTCGTAACTCataaatttgttattgttttctttatttatttctttatctattcatttatatattgatttattaatttattcattcattggtTTTAGGGGCAATTCAATGCATTTTGGAGGCTTAACCTCCAAATGGCAATATTACGTTAATCAACTATCAGGTAGATAAAATTTCAGAGTCATCTTTGTCAGTACAGGCTGCGTTTTCCAAAATTCCATTATATGTTTTTAATGTGAAGAAACACAATACACTTTACAACCATGTTCAATTACTTTA is a window encoding:
- the LOC140234640 gene encoding LOW QUALITY PROTEIN: uncharacterized protein (The sequence of the model RefSeq protein was modified relative to this genomic sequence to represent the inferred CDS: substituted 1 base at 1 genomic stop codon), whose translation is MKSIHHNQRRHIPVVRQLEHSALQLSLEKKKKNRKRKPADLEKLLNEDFKIARKRGVQVQDTPRKKRLRAELQEKKDELKESKSTLSSTRKRLLLSEEDAMQESMKRKHLEEVNEELTRDLSILNESLKSVRVKYEETLSRLDSMTSKFNPLQDEVAEYKQLFKKVSAESTNLQMKYNQVKEKMSHIDTRNVNRRLKRQNEKLSELKQAKEQKQRLEREITSLKTELQETRNALSATKEAKQAIQSKLEAKRKEXKQIGQKLWYQQKSEGRPAFDVNKYEKDFGYLQRRADLLEQKNKELSDHISLLEDDEMSTFQDGKYTDEVRETIMELLSYNVSMAKVSQVIRTVLKKIGKREVHRLPSLATVSQIAIEARFLADIEVATAMANNRPEEALGNCLHGDGTTKYHKKYQNFQITLPDGTSRTLGLTQMAKGDTDSTMTAFEDRMRELASALDRNDDNPEETYNNLVCSIKSTMTDQGPAMPQFSSRVQCLRNELLPKVMEKWEDLPEEVRENAKSFGQFYCKLHPLINFSEEINKVLKAFEEISMTGRNPHTFATGEAGVTRVVRTTSKAFNHRGSDKSGVEDAFTTYVEHEFGVKNSVVNYLGNRANILFEGAAQTYFHKDHIKSFIGILPDPNNLLLAVKEDISEPIHVAELKALGIIYYAITNPLWKKIITVDNILGMNRYLHQLQCQLIKWKEDATTLLHGEEISSDMSIHHDSISEKLYEEVDPEVEALCVQALEMTACAMLLILERQCQDQLPGGKYWNINEGMEASFANVPTTNIVAERDFAQLDLLVRQKPAARTMTLETIIMWVNNRTPSWLDSLDPETKATYMQEARGHSCLVLDRYRKRMQALKEERWQLLSEKSQKVKEKETRQRNQTLDLVEKVMNLGGAWTSPEEAEAKCTELEEDGVQTVRRAIYNQLQFMSKILKCKAPTKEHFQLSSQQKQFSNAELLQHVKEVITANDMTKGSAENEATTSAKVYITYTDKDEREGLFLEQKRKLGEKIEGERKKRAAESSKQLLEEYVREPELLVGKRIEHLFIIEKEKRWYSGTVMRVEKKHKDTMKTEFAVDYDLESELEVYPLLKDLSKAELIVL